A single genomic interval of Croceibacter atlanticus HTCC2559 harbors:
- a CDS encoding acyl carrier protein phosphodiesterase: protein MNYLAHIYLSKDDDLLKIGNFAADSIKGKSFLKYPERMRTGITLHRAIDTYTDSHPIVRESVSRLFPKYSHYSTVIVDILYDHYLAKNWNDFHPQPLSEYVNEFYTLLENQYSILPKRVQSFLPVMTEHNWLLSYATIDGIGKILYQMNIRTKRRSDMHLAVYDLQKFYSEFEKEFRTFFEDLETYVEDLLPTLLSHENLP, encoded by the coding sequence ATGAATTACCTTGCTCATATTTACCTGTCTAAGGATGACGATTTGCTCAAAATAGGGAATTTTGCTGCAGACTCCATTAAAGGAAAGTCATTTTTAAAATATCCAGAGCGTATGCGCACAGGAATTACCTTGCACCGTGCGATAGACACCTACACAGACTCACACCCTATTGTTAGAGAAAGTGTATCTCGCCTCTTTCCCAAATACTCTCATTACAGTACCGTTATCGTAGATATTCTTTATGACCATTATTTAGCCAAAAACTGGAACGATTTTCATCCACAACCGCTATCAGAATATGTAAATGAATTTTACACACTCCTAGAAAACCAATACAGTATTTTACCCAAACGTGTACAATCATTTCTGCCAGTGATGACAGAGCATAATTGGTTATTAAGTTATGCTACTATTGATGGCATTGGAAAGATTTTATATCAAATGAACATTAGAACAAAACGCCGAAGTGATATGCATTTGGCGGTTTATGATTTACAGAAATTCTACTCAGAATTTGAAAAAGAATTTCGAACGTTTTTTGAAGATTTAGAAACTTACGTAGAAGACTTACTTCCAACATTATTATCTCATGAGAATTTACCTTAG
- the ggt gene encoding gamma-glutamyltransferase: protein MRIYLSLLFLCIVALSCKTKPEPKKTPKYGPIAENAMVVSARAEASKIGSEILEQGGNAFDAMFATEMALAVTFPFAGNLGGGGFMVYRLENGETGALDYREKAPLLASKTMYQDKNGNIIPNLSTVGAKAVGVPGTIAGIFEAHRTFGSMTIDSLLMPVIKLAEQGYVITKNQKERLEYYAPVFDSVNGKTTLYSETLTDTVKNIALAKTLKRIATNGENEFYTGETGQKLVKFLSEKGGLITLEDLKAYDAVWREPITFTYDNLKIISMSPPSSGGICLAQIMGMIEPYDLQQYKHNSAKYIQLITEAERRAYADRSHWLGDPDFTDIPLDSLISEAYLTQRMKSFSWDNATKSSNVSHGNIIGYESDETTHYSIIDSYGNAISVTTTLNGAYGSKLYVDELGFFLNNEMDDFSSKPGVPNMFGLIGAEANSIAPEKRMLSSMTPTIVEKDGKLWMSVGTPGGSTIITSVLQTILNVQEFNMTMQEAVDAPRFHHQWLPDVIRFEPDVFSTEELITLKEKGYLINEEESPIIGKVDGILIMPDGKLEGGADRRGDDTAIGF from the coding sequence ATGAGAATTTACCTTAGCCTCCTATTTTTATGCATTGTAGCTTTAAGTTGTAAAACTAAACCAGAGCCTAAAAAAACACCAAAATATGGACCTATTGCAGAAAACGCTATGGTAGTTTCTGCAAGAGCAGAGGCCTCTAAAATTGGTAGTGAAATTCTTGAACAAGGCGGTAATGCCTTTGATGCAATGTTTGCCACAGAAATGGCTTTAGCAGTTACCTTTCCATTTGCAGGAAATCTTGGCGGTGGCGGTTTTATGGTGTATCGATTAGAAAATGGAGAAACAGGCGCATTGGACTATCGAGAAAAAGCACCATTATTAGCTAGCAAAACAATGTACCAAGATAAAAACGGTAATATAATACCAAATTTAAGCACAGTTGGTGCTAAAGCTGTTGGTGTTCCTGGTACAATTGCAGGAATTTTTGAAGCACACAGAACATTTGGAAGTATGACAATAGACAGTTTATTAATGCCGGTAATTAAACTTGCAGAACAAGGCTACGTTATAACTAAAAACCAAAAAGAACGCCTTGAGTATTATGCGCCAGTTTTTGATTCGGTTAATGGTAAGACAACATTGTATTCTGAAACTCTTACAGATACAGTGAAAAATATTGCACTAGCTAAAACATTAAAACGAATTGCCACTAACGGAGAAAATGAGTTTTATACAGGTGAAACTGGACAAAAATTAGTGAAGTTTCTGTCAGAAAAAGGTGGTCTTATTACTCTTGAAGATTTAAAAGCCTACGATGCTGTATGGCGTGAACCAATCACATTTACATATGACAATTTAAAAATCATAAGTATGTCACCTCCAAGTAGTGGTGGCATTTGCTTGGCTCAAATTATGGGAATGATAGAGCCGTATGATTTGCAACAGTATAAACACAACTCTGCTAAATACATACAACTTATAACAGAAGCAGAACGACGTGCTTACGCAGACAGAAGTCATTGGTTAGGCGATCCAGATTTTACAGACATTCCTTTAGATTCACTAATTTCTGAAGCATATTTAACCCAAAGAATGAAAAGTTTTAGTTGGGATAATGCCACTAAATCTTCCAATGTTTCTCACGGAAATATAATAGGCTACGAGAGTGATGAAACTACACACTATTCTATAATAGATTCTTATGGAAATGCCATTTCTGTAACCACAACACTTAATGGCGCTTATGGTTCTAAATTATATGTGGATGAATTAGGTTTCTTTCTAAATAATGAAATGGACGATTTTAGCAGTAAGCCAGGCGTTCCTAATATGTTTGGATTAATTGGCGCAGAAGCAAATAGCATAGCTCCAGAAAAACGTATGCTAAGTAGTATGACTCCAACAATTGTTGAAAAAGATGGTAAACTTTGGATGAGTGTTGGCACACCAGGCGGAAGTACCATAATTACATCTGTACTACAGACTATCTTAAATGTGCAGGAGTTTAATATGACTATGCAAGAAGCAGTTGATGCTCCAAGATTTCATCACCAATGGCTACCAGATGTTATAAGGTTTGAACCAGATGTGTTTTCTACTGAAGAGTTGATTACACTTAAAGAAAAAGGTTACTTAATAAATGAAGAGGAAAGTCCTATTATAGGAAAGGTAGATGGTATTCTCATTATGCCAGATGGCAAGCTTGAAGGTGGCGCAGATAGACGTGGAGATGATACTGCAATTGGATTTTAA
- the glmM gene encoding phosphoglucosamine mutase, protein MTLIKSISGIRGTIGGNVGDNLTPIDAVKFASAYGTWLKQQRTKDNYRVVVGRDARISGEMIQNLVMNTLVGLGIHVIDLGLSTTPTVEVAVPMEHADGGIILTASHNPKQWNALKLLNHKGEFLNGAEGQKILDIAEGANITFAEVDDLGEITKNDAYFDLHIEEILNLDLVDADAIRKANFKVVVDGVNSTGGLAIPMLLNELGVETVKLYCEPNGQFPHNPEPLKEHLGDICKLVVEEHADFGVVVDPDVDRLAFIDETGEMFGEEYTLVAVADYILGKQKGNTVSNMSSSRALRDVTEKHGGSYQASAVGEVNVVQLMKDTDAVIGGEGNGGIIYPELHYGRDSLVGVALFLTHLAEKKMKVSELRATYPSYFMSKNKIQLTPELDVDAILEAVEAHYKDEEVTTIDGVKIDFAENWVHLRKSNTEPIIRVYTEAKSQEEADQLAKDMMTVVESIAKK, encoded by the coding sequence ATGACTCTAATAAAATCTATATCAGGAATACGCGGTACCATTGGTGGTAATGTAGGAGATAACTTAACACCAATTGATGCTGTTAAATTTGCAAGTGCTTATGGTACTTGGCTAAAGCAGCAAAGAACTAAAGATAATTACAGAGTTGTTGTAGGTAGAGATGCTCGTATTTCTGGAGAAATGATACAAAACTTAGTAATGAATACCCTAGTTGGTTTAGGAATTCATGTTATAGATTTAGGACTTTCTACAACTCCAACTGTTGAGGTTGCCGTACCAATGGAGCACGCCGATGGTGGTATAATTTTAACTGCAAGTCACAACCCCAAACAATGGAATGCACTTAAACTTTTAAACCATAAAGGTGAATTTTTGAATGGTGCTGAAGGACAAAAAATATTAGACATAGCAGAAGGTGCAAATATAACGTTTGCTGAAGTTGATGATCTTGGAGAAATAACTAAGAACGATGCGTACTTTGATTTGCATATTGAAGAAATTTTAAACTTAGATTTGGTAGATGCCGATGCAATAAGAAAAGCAAACTTTAAGGTTGTGGTAGATGGTGTTAATAGTACAGGTGGTTTAGCAATACCAATGCTTTTAAATGAGCTAGGTGTAGAAACTGTAAAACTTTATTGCGAACCTAATGGTCAATTTCCACATAATCCTGAACCCTTAAAAGAACACTTAGGAGATATTTGTAAACTTGTAGTTGAAGAACATGCAGATTTTGGTGTTGTTGTAGATCCAGATGTAGATCGCTTAGCGTTTATTGATGAAACAGGAGAAATGTTTGGTGAAGAATACACATTGGTAGCTGTTGCAGATTATATCTTAGGAAAGCAAAAAGGAAACACTGTTAGTAATATGAGTTCTTCAAGAGCATTAAGAGATGTTACGGAGAAACATGGTGGTAGTTACCAAGCAAGTGCTGTTGGAGAGGTTAATGTTGTACAGCTTATGAAAGATACAGATGCTGTAATTGGTGGAGAAGGCAATGGAGGTATTATTTACCCAGAATTACATTACGGTCGTGATAGTCTTGTTGGAGTAGCATTATTTTTAACGCACTTAGCAGAAAAGAAGATGAAAGTTTCTGAGCTTAGGGCAACATATCCTAGCTATTTTATGAGCAAGAATAAAATACAATTAACACCAGAGTTAGATGTAGATGCTATTTTAGAAGCTGTTGAAGCGCATTACAAAGATGAAGAAGTTACCACAATTGATGGTGTAAAAATAGATTTTGCAGAAAATTGGGTTCACTTGAGAAAAAGTAATACAGAGCCTATAATTAGAGTTTATACCGAAGCAAAAAGTCAAGAAGAAGCAGATCAACTAGCTAAAGACATGATGACAGTTGTTGAGAGTATTGCTAAAAAATAA
- a CDS encoding YfhO family protein translates to MNPSIKKLIPHILVIIGFIIVSMAYFSPLLEGKKLNQSDIAQYKGMSKEQTDFRDATGEEPYWTNAAFGGMPTYQLGAQYPYSFNKMLDRTLRFLPRPADYMFLFFIGIYILLIILKVDWKLAIIASLAFGLSTNMLDILSAGHNAKAHAIAYMPLVLAGILLIFKGRHIWGFLLLAVSMSLEIMANHFQMTYYLLLLVVIIGIVYLIDAIKKKQLPHFFKCIGIMIIAVVIGIATNATSLLATKEYTAFSTRGESAITVNTDGSISEKQDGLSFDYITEYSYGILETLNLFIPRFMGGSSLESLPEDSKTVEEVIKLGASPQQANQFVQQVPMYWGDQTFVGAPAYIGATIIFLFVFALFMVKGRLKYWVVAGIVLSLFLSWGKNLEFLTRFFIDYVPMYDKFRAVSTTQVILRLCIPILAVFGLTQLFNNVVRKEEKLNALKWTSIILGGITLIILAFNNTLFNFESPYDTMFIEQMGVDFVKAIREDRATLLSEDTLRTLILIALVAVLIFGYIKEKINEKLVVAGLVILVLFDLVGVDKRYVNDDNFVSKYLIDQPFQPNSADQEILKDKGNYRVLDLSGSPLNSARASFFHNSIGGYHGAKPKRMQDLFEFHVYEGNQAVLNMLNVKYNIIKNEGNLFAQRNPYANGNAWFVDSIQETRTDNEVILYLSFLNTKEKALITPEFTSNLKQHTFKKDSTATINLKSYQPNELIYESKSSQDAFAVFSEIYYENGWKAFIDEKEVDILRVNYTLRGLEIPSGTHEIVFRFEPKVIKTGSTIVLASSILLMLLILGGIFYEFKEKNKT, encoded by the coding sequence ATGAATCCAAGCATTAAAAAACTAATTCCTCACATACTTGTAATAATAGGCTTTATAATAGTCTCAATGGCTTACTTCAGTCCATTGTTAGAGGGCAAAAAACTTAATCAAAGTGATATAGCTCAGTATAAAGGGATGTCTAAAGAGCAAACAGATTTTAGAGATGCTACTGGTGAAGAACCCTATTGGACAAATGCAGCTTTTGGTGGAATGCCTACCTATCAATTAGGCGCGCAGTACCCTTATAGTTTCAACAAAATGTTAGATAGAACGTTACGTTTTCTGCCTAGACCAGCAGATTATATGTTCTTGTTTTTTATTGGTATTTACATACTGTTAATTATTTTAAAGGTAGACTGGAAGTTAGCTATAATAGCATCTTTGGCATTTGGGTTATCTACCAATATGTTAGATATATTAAGTGCCGGCCACAATGCAAAAGCTCATGCTATTGCATATATGCCTTTAGTACTAGCAGGAATTTTACTCATATTTAAAGGACGTCATATTTGGGGCTTTCTCTTATTGGCTGTTAGTATGAGTTTGGAAATAATGGCTAACCATTTTCAAATGACATATTACCTATTGTTATTAGTAGTGATTATTGGTATAGTTTATTTAATAGATGCTATTAAGAAAAAACAACTGCCGCACTTTTTTAAATGTATAGGTATTATGATAATTGCTGTGGTTATTGGTATAGCCACAAACGCTACCAGTCTTTTAGCAACTAAAGAATACACAGCATTTAGTACAAGAGGAGAATCTGCTATTACAGTTAATACAGATGGCTCGATTTCAGAAAAACAAGATGGATTAAGTTTTGATTATATTACTGAATACAGCTATGGTATTTTAGAAACCTTAAATTTATTTATTCCAAGATTTATGGGTGGCTCTTCTTTAGAGTCGCTTCCTGAGGACTCTAAAACAGTTGAGGAAGTTATTAAATTAGGAGCTTCACCTCAACAAGCTAATCAATTTGTACAACAAGTCCCAATGTATTGGGGAGATCAAACCTTTGTTGGAGCACCAGCATATATAGGAGCTACTATTATATTTTTATTTGTGTTTGCCTTGTTTATGGTAAAAGGCAGATTAAAATATTGGGTAGTAGCAGGTATTGTATTATCTCTGTTTTTAAGTTGGGGAAAAAATCTAGAGTTTCTCACACGTTTCTTTATAGATTATGTACCAATGTATGATAAGTTTAGAGCTGTATCTACAACTCAGGTTATTTTAAGGTTGTGTATACCTATTTTAGCTGTGTTTGGACTAACTCAACTATTTAATAACGTAGTACGTAAAGAAGAAAAATTAAATGCTTTAAAATGGACTAGTATTATACTTGGCGGAATAACACTAATAATTTTAGCCTTTAATAACACACTTTTCAATTTCGAAAGCCCTTATGATACTATGTTTATAGAACAAATGGGTGTCGATTTTGTAAAGGCCATCCGTGAAGATCGTGCTACACTCTTATCTGAAGATACTTTAAGAACACTAATACTTATTGCGCTAGTTGCTGTTTTAATCTTTGGTTACATTAAGGAAAAAATAAATGAAAAGCTTGTAGTGGCAGGTTTGGTGATCTTAGTCTTATTTGATTTAGTTGGTGTAGATAAGCGTTACGTTAATGATGATAACTTTGTGTCTAAATATTTAATAGATCAGCCATTTCAACCTAACAGTGCAGACCAGGAAATTTTAAAAGATAAAGGAAACTATCGTGTTTTAGATTTAAGCGGAAGCCCATTAAATTCAGCTAGAGCATCATTCTTTCATAACTCAATTGGTGGATATCACGGTGCAAAGCCAAAACGTATGCAAGACTTGTTTGAGTTTCATGTGTATGAAGGCAATCAAGCGGTTTTAAATATGCTTAATGTTAAGTATAATATTATTAAAAATGAAGGAAACCTATTTGCACAACGAAATCCTTATGCTAACGGAAACGCTTGGTTTGTAGATAGTATTCAAGAAACAAGAACTGATAATGAAGTAATTCTTTATTTAAGTTTCCTAAACACAAAAGAGAAAGCGTTAATTACTCCAGAATTTACTTCAAACCTAAAGCAGCACACATTTAAAAAAGATTCTACGGCTACTATAAACTTAAAGAGTTATCAACCTAACGAATTAATTTATGAGAGTAAGTCTTCTCAAGATGCATTTGCTGTCTTTTCAGAGATCTACTATGAAAACGGTTGGAAAGCTTTTATAGATGAAAAAGAAGTCGATATTTTAAGAGTCAATTATACGTTAAGAGGTCTTGAAATACCTTCTGGAACTCATGAAATTGTATTTAGGTTTGAACCTAAAGTTATTAAAACTGGTAGTACTATAGTTTTAGCAAGCTCTATTCTTTTAATGTTATTAATCTTAGGCGGTATTTTTTACGAGTTTAAGGAAAAAAATAAAACGTAA
- a CDS encoding oligosaccharide flippase family protein, with the protein MGIVLKQSFKNLVSTYAGFGLGAINVLFLYPNFMTPEYYGLVSFILSASMLFWPLMALGTHNTLVKFYSSYSKQEEKEKLFSFVLVLPLLVGLVLGLIGYFGYSFVLSYFNGENELVKPYAWLIFVITFAMAYFELFFSWSKVFLKSTFGNIMREVFHRACIMILLGLLYINVIDIPLFLYIMTAVYVLRTLLMMVFAFKLHLPKLQFKLPDNASRVIKYSALIFIAGSVAMMLLDLDKVMIEYYLPIENVAIYGISIYIASVIAVPSRAMHQITYPLTAQLLNDKDYAGLKNLYQRSSNTLLIVGGLIFLLIICNVGELYEMIPQDYHIGFSIVILIGIVKLYENLIGNNNSILFNSDYYRLVLAIGVLCAVMAVVLNILLIPKFGVYGASYATFIAFFTYNTVKLIVVWKKFKMHPFSSRTWVSLGLIALFTLSFYFWDFNFQPLLNIALKSVILGLLFVGFSWKLKLSNDVSQVIDTYLKR; encoded by the coding sequence ATGGGTATTGTTTTAAAACAGTCTTTTAAAAATTTAGTGAGTACCTATGCAGGTTTTGGGTTGGGTGCCATTAATGTGCTGTTTTTATATCCTAATTTCATGACGCCAGAATATTATGGCTTGGTATCTTTTATATTATCTGCGAGTATGTTGTTCTGGCCATTAATGGCTTTAGGAACTCACAATACATTGGTTAAATTTTACTCTTCGTATTCTAAACAGGAAGAAAAAGAGAAGCTATTTAGTTTTGTTTTGGTATTGCCTCTCTTAGTTGGTTTAGTCTTAGGTTTAATAGGTTATTTTGGCTATTCGTTTGTACTGTCTTATTTTAATGGAGAAAATGAATTGGTAAAACCTTATGCCTGGCTCATTTTTGTAATAACCTTTGCTATGGCTTACTTCGAGCTCTTCTTTTCTTGGAGTAAAGTATTTTTAAAAAGCACATTTGGGAACATAATGCGAGAAGTATTTCATAGAGCCTGCATTATGATCTTATTAGGGTTACTTTATATTAATGTCATAGATATTCCGCTGTTTTTATATATAATGACGGCAGTATATGTATTAAGAACGTTATTGATGATGGTATTTGCATTTAAGTTGCACTTGCCTAAACTTCAATTTAAATTACCGGATAATGCATCACGTGTTATAAAATATTCGGCACTAATTTTCATAGCAGGAAGTGTTGCTATGATGTTGTTAGACTTAGATAAAGTGATGATTGAGTATTATTTGCCAATTGAAAATGTTGCTATATATGGTATCTCAATTTATATAGCATCTGTAATAGCTGTCCCAAGTAGAGCAATGCATCAAATTACATATCCTCTTACGGCACAATTATTAAATGATAAGGATTATGCAGGGTTAAAGAATTTATACCAACGTAGCTCGAACACACTGCTAATAGTTGGAGGACTTATATTCTTACTTATAATTTGTAATGTTGGAGAGTTGTATGAGATGATACCACAGGATTACCATATTGGATTTTCAATTGTAATTTTAATAGGCATTGTTAAGTTGTATGAAAATCTTATTGGGAATAATAACAGTATTTTATTTAATTCAGATTATTATAGGTTAGTCTTAGCAATAGGAGTGCTATGTGCTGTTATGGCTGTAGTACTTAATATTTTACTTATTCCAAAATTTGGTGTGTACGGTGCTAGTTATGCAACGTTTATTGCATTTTTTACCTATAATACAGTAAAGCTAATTGTGGTTTGGAAAAAATTTAAGATGCATCCATTTTCATCAAGAACATGGGTCTCATTAGGTCTCATAGCTCTATTTACACTTAGTTTTTATTTTTGGGATTTCAATTTTCAACCACTACTTAATATTGCTTTAAAATCTGTAATACTCGGATTGTTATTTGTTGGATTTTCTTGGAAGCTGAAACTCTCTAATGATGTTTCTCAAGTTATAGATACTTATTTAAAGCGATAG
- a CDS encoding glycosyltransferase family protein, with protein MKRVLIIAYYWPPAGGPGVQRWLQFVNYLPNFNIQPIVYVPDNPSYPILDETLQSKITDVEVLKQPISEPYRFANFFSKKDTASISSGLIPKEKKQSLVQKFLLFVRGNFFIPDARKSWVKPSVCYLKEYLNNNPVNAIITTGPPHSLHLIGKQLKEHMDVTWLADFRDPWTTIGYHKKLKLMPWAKRKHLVLEASVLNTADHIITTSFTTKKEFEALTEKPISVITNGYNASDFKLITKVALDAKFTLAHIGSLLSDRNPQVLWQTLQELIEEHKDFSEAFQLKLAGKVSEDLLSTIQSYNLKNHINLLGYITHESAFKEMKSAQLLLLIEIDSDETKGIIAGKVFEYLLAKRPILAIGPKNWDVSKIINDTTSGKVFHYEEKDILKHYIFSAFQDYKNGMLHINSTNIEQFSRKQLTQQLSEVILKVTT; from the coding sequence TTGAAGCGAGTTCTCATCATAGCTTATTATTGGCCGCCAGCTGGTGGTCCTGGCGTACAACGTTGGTTACAATTTGTAAATTACTTACCAAATTTTAATATACAACCAATAGTATATGTTCCAGACAACCCTAGTTATCCAATACTAGATGAAACATTACAATCTAAAATAACAGATGTTGAGGTTTTAAAACAACCCATTTCAGAACCTTATAGATTTGCTAATTTTTTTTCTAAAAAAGATACAGCTTCAATAAGCTCTGGCTTAATTCCTAAGGAGAAAAAACAATCTTTAGTACAAAAGTTTTTGTTGTTTGTTCGAGGAAATTTCTTCATTCCAGATGCCCGAAAGTCATGGGTTAAGCCTTCGGTATGTTATTTAAAAGAATACTTAAATAACAATCCTGTAAATGCTATTATAACAACAGGACCTCCACACAGTCTCCATCTTATAGGAAAGCAACTTAAAGAACATATGGATGTTACTTGGCTTGCAGATTTTCGAGATCCTTGGACAACAATTGGTTATCATAAAAAGCTAAAGCTAATGCCTTGGGCAAAACGTAAACATCTGGTATTAGAAGCCTCAGTCCTAAACACTGCAGATCATATTATAACTACTAGCTTTACAACAAAAAAAGAATTTGAAGCGCTAACTGAAAAACCAATTTCAGTTATTACAAATGGTTACAATGCTTCAGATTTTAAGTTAATTACAAAAGTAGCTTTGGATGCTAAATTTACTTTAGCGCACATAGGTTCTTTACTTTCTGATAGAAATCCGCAGGTTTTATGGCAGACATTACAGGAATTAATTGAAGAGCATAAAGATTTTTCAGAAGCATTTCAGCTTAAATTAGCAGGCAAAGTTAGCGAGGATTTACTTTCTACCATACAAAGCTATAATTTAAAAAACCATATAAACTTACTAGGTTATATTACTCATGAAAGTGCGTTCAAAGAAATGAAGAGCGCCCAACTTTTGTTGTTAATTGAAATAGATTCTGATGAGACTAAAGGTATAATTGCAGGTAAGGTATTTGAGTACCTTTTAGCTAAACGACCAATATTAGCTATAGGTCCAAAAAATTGGGATGTTTCTAAAATTATAAATGATACAACTTCTGGTAAGGTCTTTCATTATGAAGAAAAGGACATTCTAAAACACTATATATTCAGTGCATTTCAGGATTACAAAAATGGGATGCTTCATATAAATTCTACCAATATCGAGCAGTTTTCTAGAAAACAATTAACGCAACAACTTTCAGAAGTTATCTTAAAAGTTACCACATAA